CGGTGACCTTCGAGATCCTCAACGACCATCTGCTCGAGAAGGTCGCGCGCGCGGCGGCCGACGCGGCGGCGCAAGGCGAGGGGAGGCGGGCCGCCCGCCTCGCCGAACTGTGGGACGAGGCGAACGCGACGATCCGCGAGACCGACACCTATAATCTCGACAAGCGCCAGCACGTCGTCGGGCTTCTCAACCGCATCGGCGAGGCATTGAGCCGGTAGGGCCTATCCGGGATAGCAATGCGCTGGCCTATGCGCTATCTGACCGCGCAGTGACCGAAGCCCAAGCGTCCCCATGCCAAACGAAAAATTCTATCTGACCACCCCGATCTTCTATCCGAACGGCAAGCCGCATATCGGCCACGCCTATACGGTGATCGCAACCGACGCGCTGGCGCGCTTCCAGCGCCTCGACGGCAAGGACGTGTTCTTCCTGTCGGGCACGGACGAACACGGCTTGAAGATGCAGCAGACGGCCGAAAAGGAAGGCGTGACGCCGCAGGAACTGGCCGACCGCAATTCGGCGATCTTCCGCACCATGGAAGAGACGCTCGGCGCCTCCAACGACGACTTCATCCGCACCACCGAAGAACGCCACAAGCGCGCCTGCCAGGCGATCTGGCAGCGCATGGCCGACAATGGCGACATCTATCTCGACCGCTACAGCGGCTGGTATTCGGTGCGCCAGGAAGCCTATTTCGACGAAAGCGAAACGACCGTCGGCGAGGACGGCGTGCGCCGCGAGCCGCTGGGCTCGCCGGTGGAATGGAACGAGGAAGAGACCTATTTCTTCCGCCTGTCCGCCTACCAGGACAAGTTGCTCGAACTCTACGAGAGCCAGCCCGATTTCGTCGGCCCGTCCGAGCGGCGCAACGAGGTGATGAGCTTCGTCAAGTCGGGCCTGAAGGACCTGTCGGTGTCGCGCTCGACCTTCAAATGGGGCGTGCCGGTGCCCGGCGACGACAAGCATGTGATGTATGTCTGGGTCGACGCGCTGACCAACTACATCACCGCGGCGGGCTTTCCCGACGAGAACAACCCGCGCTGGGGCTTCTGGCCGGCCGACGTGCACATCATCGGCAAGGACATCGTGCGGTTCCACGCCGTCTACTGGCCGGCCTTCCTGATGTCGGCCGGCGTGCCGCTGCCCAAGCGCGTCTATGCACACGGCTTCCTGTTCAACCGCGGCGAGAAGATGTCGAAGTCAGTGGGCAACGTGGTCGATCCGTTCTCGCTGGTCGAGCATTACGGGCTCGACCAGGTGCGCTACTTCTTCTTGCGCGAGGTGCCGTTCGGCCAGGACGGCAGCTACAGCCACGAGGCGATCGTCAACCGCACCAATGCGGACCTGGCGAACGGCATCGGCAACCTTGCCCAGCGCTCGCTGTCGATGATCGCCAAGAACTGCGGCGGCAAGGTTCCCGCACGCGACCTGACGGACGACGACCGCGCCGTACTTGCCGAGGCCGACAAGGCGCTCGTCCAGGCGCGCCGCGCCATGGGCGAACAGGCGATCCACCAGGCACTCGCCGGCGTGATCGCGGTGGTGAGCGAGGCGGACCGCTATTTCGACCGCCAGGCGCCGTGGGCGCTGCGCAAGACCGACCCGGCGCGGATGGAGACCGTGCTGTGGACGACGGCGGAAGCCGTGCGCCGCATCGCGATCATGCTGCAGCCCTTCGTGCCGGGCTCGGCGGCCAAGCTGCTCGACCTGCTGGCCGTGGCCGAAGATAAGCGCGGCTTCGCCAATGCGGGCGACGTCGACGCGCTCGTTCCGGGCACGCCGCTGCCGGCGCCGGCGGGCGTGTTTCCGCGTTACGTCGAGGCTGCGGGCAACTGATCGGATGCTGGTCGACAGCCACTGCCACCTCGATTTTCCGGACTTTGCCTCCGAGCGTGCGGACGTGATCGCCCGCGCCAAGGCCAATGGCGTGGGCGCGATGGTGACGATCTCGACGCGCGTGCGCCGCTTCGACGAGATCCGCGCCATCGCCGAAGCCTATCCCGAGGTCTGGTGCTCCGTCGGCACGCATCCGCACAATGCAGCCGAAGAGGACGGCATCTCGGCCGACGAACTGGTCGCGTTGTCGGCGCATCCGCGCTGCGTGGCGATCGGCGAGGCGGGCCTAGATTATTTCTACGACCATGCGCCGCGCGAGGCGCAGGCGAGGGGGTTCCGCACCCATATCGAGGCCGCGCGGCGCACCGGCCTGCCGCTTGTCATCCATGCACGCGACGCGGATGCCGACGTCGCCGCGATCCTGGAGGACGAGACAGGGAAGGGCGCCTTCCCTTTCCTTCTCCACTGCTTCTCCTCCGGCGCGGACCTTGCCCGCGTCGGCCTGCGCCTCGGCGGCTACATTTCCTTCTCCGGCATCCTGACCTTCCGCCGTTCGGACGAGCTGCGCGCGATCGCCCGCGAGGTGCCGCGCGACCGGCTGCTGGTCGAGACCGACGCGCCCTATCTAGCGCCGATGCCGTATCGCGGCAAGCGCAACGAGCCGGCTTACGTGCGTCACACGGCCGAGGTGCTGGCCGAGACGATCGGCGTTTCAGTGGACGAGATCGAAGACATCACGACAGACAATTTCTACCGGCTCTTCTCCAAAGCCGTCCGGCCGGCGGCGGCTTGAGCAATGGCGGACCGGCTGCGCCTCACCATCCTCGGCTGCGGCTCGTCTCCCGGCGTGCCGCGCATCACAGGCGACTGGGGCCAGTGCGATCCCGACAATCCGAAGAACCGTCGCCGTCGCGCCTCGGCGCTGGTGGAGCGCATTTCGAGCAGCGGCGTTACGCGCGTCGTCATCGACACGGGACCCGACTTCCGTGACCAGATGCTGACTGCCGGGGTCACACGTCTCGACGCCGCGATCTACACCCATCCGCATGCCGACCACATTCACGGCATCGACGACCTGCGCGGCTTCGTTATCGAGCAGCGCCGGCTGATGCAGGTCCATGCCGACGCACCCACCTCGGCGCGCCTGATGGAGGCCTTCGGCTACTGTTTCGTGACGCCGGAAGGCAGCTCCTATCCGCCGATCCTGAAGCATGTGCCGATCGAGCACGGCGTGCCGTTCGAGATCGCAGGCGAGGGCGGTCCGATCGTGTTCGAACCCCTGCCCCAGATCCACGGCGACATCATCTCGCTCGGCTTCCGCATCGGCAACCTGGCCTATTGCGCCGACGTCAGCGGCTTCACCGGCACCACGCCCGACCGGCTGAGAAATCTCGACTGCCTCGTCATCGATGCGCTGCAGTACCGGCCGCATCCGAGCCATCTGTCGCTCGAGCAGGCATTGCAATGGATCGACCGGCTCGACCCGAAGCGCGCCGTGCTGACCCACATGCACACGCCACTCGACTATGAGACCGTGCGACGCACCACGCCGGACCACGTCGAGCCGGCGTTTGATGGAATGACGATAGAGCTCGATTACGGAGCATAGCAGCGCTGCGTCCACGTAAGGCGTCGCTTTTCATATGCTGGGTGTTGCCAAGGACGATGTTCACTGCGGGCTGAGCCATTCAGGCGATTGGCCAAAGCCATTGCCCAGGACGCTAAATCACTGAGCGCGCATAGATTTCCTGGCGTTCGCGTATACGGATAAGTTCCATAATCTATCTTATGCGACCGTCTGATGTGGCGGTGAGCTGCCGTCGCGAACGTCGCGCGGCTTGGGCCGCCTACTCCTCAAACCTGCCCGTGCCATCGCGGTTGCGCTCGTATCGTCTCGCGAGGGGAAACGGCGGCAGCCAGGATTCGCGGCGGATGGTCCAGAGCTCGTAGGTCGGCTTCAACTGGTCCGGCGCGTCGAGCGATCCCACGCTCACCTCGATCTCGTCCCCGGTGCGGGCAAAGACGGACGAGCCGCAGCGCGGGCAGAAATGCCGCCCGGCATAGTCGCGCGTCTCGCCCTCGATCGTCACTGCATCCTGCGGGAAGATCGCGGACGCGTGAAACAGAGACCCGTGATGCTTGCGGCAGTCGAGGCAGTGGCACAGCCCGACGCGGTACGGGCGTCCCGACGCCACGATCCGGACATCGCCGCACAGGCAACCGCCGGTGAATCGGTCCATGCTGTGCCCCCTGTTTCAAGCAAGCGGAATGTAGATTGCATCTCTCGGCCGTCGACGGAAGCTCTCGCACCAGGCGGACGTGTCTGAACAAGCGCAGGTCAGAGCCTCAAAGCGTGTAGGCGATCTATTTTCATCGCCTTGCGCCCTGCCCTGGACGGCTGCATCAATTTGATATAACTCATTGTTTTTAATTGCAAAAATTACATTTTGCAACTTCGCCTCGTCACTCTGCCGGCGCCGGTGCGATATCTGCCCCTGCCCGATATTCCTTCCACGCCTGCCGCAGGATCTGCACCGACGACGTCAGGAAAAGGCCCGCCATGACCGCCGCGACGATCAGGTCCGGCCAAGCGCTCGCGGTGCCCCAGACGCCGAGCGCCGCAGCCATGACGATCGCATTTCCGATGGCGTCGTTGCGCGAGCACAGCCACACCGAACGCACATTCGCATCTCCGTTCCTGTAGGGCATCAGAAGGCCGACGGAAGCTAGGTTGGCGACGAGCGCCAGGAGACCGATGGCGCCCATCAGCTCGGCGCTGGGCAGTCCGAGGATCAGGGTCTGGTAGACCGTGGAGCCAAAGACCCAAAATGCCATCAGGCTGAGCGACAGCCCCTTGAACAAAGCCGCCATCGCCCTTGAGCGCATGGAAGTGCCGATCACAGCGAGACTGAGGCCGTAGGTCACCGTGTCGCCGAGAAAATCGAGCGCGTCGGCTTGCAAAGCCTGCGACCCGGCAAGCTGGCCCGCGACCATTTCGGTCAGGAACATCACGCCGTTGATGCCGATCACAGCCCATAGAACTCGCCGATAGCGCTGGCTCATGCCGTCGAAGACGGGTACACCGCCCGAACAGCAAGCGTCCTCGGCCTCGCAACGGCCTGCGCCGGGCTTCAACGGAAGCACCAGTGCCGGGGGTGCGTCGCAGCCGCCCGCTTTGTCGTTGCAACAGTGATCGGCCATGCCCTGTCTCCTTTTCTAGAGCCACCGTAGTCTCTATAGTCACTAGAGGTTCAAGAGATTTCGGCATGGATTTTTCGATCGGAGAACTGGCGCGACGCAGCAGGGTCAAGGTGCCGACGATCCGCTATTACGAGCAGATCGGGCTTCTGCCGGCTCCCCCGCGCACGCAAGGCCAGCAGCGGCGCTACGACAGCGGCCACACATCCAGGCTCAACTTCATCCGCCACGCGCGCGAACTGGGTTTCGAGATCGACGCGATTCGCGAGCTGCTGGCGATGAGCGCAGAGCCGAGCCAATCCTGCGTCGTGATCGACGATATCGCGCGGCGGCACATCGGCGAGATCGACCGCCGCATCGCACATCTGACGACGCTACGCGTGGAGCTGCAGCGGACGGTCGACGAATGCGGCCGCGGACAGGTGTGCGACTGCCGGGTAATCGAAGCCCTGGCCGAGAATCGCTAGGATTCGTTCCGCTCACGCGATGCGCTGCGCCCGCATTTGCACCACAGCATTGGAAACGCTATTTCGGCACGGGCAGATTGTGCGGAGAAACCAGCTCCTGTTCCGTCCGTCGACCTTCAACAACCACCCTCGCCTGCGATGAATTGATGGACTGGACTACAGCGGTCGTTTTGACGGGTGCCGCCGCCGCGGGCTTCGCGCAGGGCGTGTCGGGCTTCGCCTTCTCGCTGGTGTCGCTGTCGATCTGGGTCTGGGCGATATCGCCGCAGATCGCGGCACCCATGGCCGTTTTCGGCTCGTTGGCCGGCCAGTTGGTGACCCTGCCCTGGGTGTGGCGCGGCTTCGATCTCGCGCTCCTCATGCCGCTCGTCATCGGCGGCCTTATGGGTGTGCCGCTCGGCATCTTCCTGCTGCACTGGCTCGATCCGAACCTGTTCAAGCTGGCGCTGGGCATCTTCCTGCTGATCTACTGCCCGCTCGCCCTGCTGCTGCCGCACGATTTCAAGCTGCGCGCGGGCGGTCGCCTCGCCGACGGCGCGGCCGGCTTCATCGGCGGCGTCATGGGCGGACTGTCTGGCGCATCGGGCCCGATTCCTACGCTCTGGACCACGCTGCGGGGCTTCGCGAAGGAGACGCAGCGCGGCGTGCTGCAGGCGTTCAACATCGCCATGCACGTGGCGACGCTGAGCGGATACGCCCTCTCCGGCACGATCAACCAGGAGACGCTCCGGATGTTTGCCCTGATCGCCCCGGCGCTTGCGGTCCCGGCGATCCTTGGCGTGCAGGTGTTCCGACGCATGCCGACGCCGGCATTCCGCCGCCTGGTCCTTCTGCTTCTGTTCCTTTCCGGTATCGTCCTGTTCTCGGGAAGCGTCGGCGCCTTTCTGGGATAGCCGTATTCGAATCCTCAGGCTTCGATCTGGACCGCGCCCAGCGGCCGCGAGCAGCAGGCCAGGATGTAGCCGTCGGCGATCTCGTCATCGAGAATACCGCCATTGTGCTGCATGTCGACCGGACCGTCGCACTTGACCTTGCAGGTGCCGCACAGACCGAACTCGCAGGCCGCCGCGATCCTGACACCGGCCGACCTCGCCGTCTGCAGAACCGTTTGCCCGGAGAGGCACGACGCGTCGACACCGGAAAGGCTGAAGGTGATCGGCGTTGCCTCCGCAACCGGGTCATCCGCCGGTGAGGAGACGGGAGGCACATCTTCCTTCGCTGGCGCAGCGAAGCTTTCCTGGTGGTAGCGGGCCATGTCGAAGCCGGCATTGTCCAGCATCGCGCGGACGGCCTGCATGAAGGGCTCGGGGCCGCAGCAAAAGACCTCCCTCTCCCGGAAATCCGGAGAGAGCAGCGGCAGGCGCACTGCGTCGATGCGGCCCATATGGCCGAACCAGCTCTCGCGGCTCGACCGCTCCTCGATCAGGAAGCCGAGCGAGAGACCGGGCATGCGAGAGCCGAGAAGCTCGAGTTCCTTTCGGAAGATGATCTCTTCCGGCCGCCGCGCGCACGTGACGAAGGCGACGTCCGTCCAGGGCGCGCAATCGTTCAGCCAGCGCAGCATCGACATCATCGGCGTGACGCCGGAGCCCGCCGATATGAAGAGATACTTGGCCGCGGGATGGCGGTGGAGCGTGAAGTCGCCGGCAGGACCGTATGCCCTGAGCAGCGTGCCCGGCCGGACGGTGTCGAACATCCAGCGCGTGCCCAGGCTCCCCGGCTGCGCCTTGACCGTCACTGCGATCGAGAACGGCCGCGACGGGCTGGACGACAGCGTGTAGGTGCGCATCAGCGGCTCGTCACCGACCGGGAGTTCCAGCGTGATAAACTGCCCGGGCTGATACCGGAACCAGGTCTGGTTGTCCGAGCGGAACGTGAACGTCTTCACCTCCGGCGCCTCGTCCGACACGCCGATGCATTCCAGCGTCTGCAGACGGTCGTTCCAGGGCGCCATCTCGTCGAGATGGCGGTAGAGAGGCGGGGCGGCGAAGGCGTTCATGGTCCCCTCCCCGTGCTCAGGCGACGCTGCGCAGCGCCGGCTTTCCGCTGCCGGAAAGACGCGGTTCGATGAAGGCGCAGTACCACTCGACGAACTGGATCACGCCGCCTTCGTGGTCGAGCGAGTAAGGTCCCGGCTCGTAGGCAGGCGACTTGATGCCGAAGGCGTTCTCCTCGACGATCCGCCGGTCCTGGTCGTTGGTCTCGGTCCAGACATGGGTGAGTTCGGCGAGGTCGTAGTCGATGCCCTCGACCGCGTCCTTGTGGACCAGCCATTTGGTCGTCACAGCCGTCTCCGTGGCGCTGATCGGCAGCACGCGGAACGTCACGGCATGATCGCCGAGGATGTGGTTCCACGTCGTCGGATAGTGATAGAGCAGCAGCGAGCCGATGCGGTCGGTCGAGACGTCGTCGGACAGGTTCTTTCTGACCGCGCGCCGGCCGGTCATCGTGTAGCTGACGGCATCGCGCAGCAGCGGCACGCGCGTGGTGCGGTACTGACCGTCATCGGCGATGGTGAAGCGGCTGGGCAGTCCCGCCGCCTCGCAGCGCTGCCAGTGTGCGACGATCTCGGGATCGCCATCCGCGCCCTGCACGCCAGTGACCGTCGGGGCCTCAGGGAAGGTCTTGCACAGTTCCGGATGGTTGCCGGCGCAGTGATAGCACTCGCGGTTGTTTTCCCAGACGAGCTTCCAGTTGCCCTTCTCGACGATGGTGCTCTCGAACGCAACCTTCGCCTCCGTGAGACGATGCGGTCTGAAGAACGGCTCGACCATGGTGCGAAAGGGCTCGAAATCGGCCGGCTCGTCGGCGAGGCAGATGAAGATGTAGCCGCCGACCGTCTCGCAGGCGACCGGCTTCAGCGAAAACTGCGCCGGATCAAACTCCGGTCCCATCTGGCGGGCGAACAGCAGCCTGCCGTCGAGGTCGTAGGTCCACTGGTGGTAGGGACAGACGAGCCGCGCCGAAGCACCCTTGGCGCCGGCGCAGACACGACTGCCGCGATGGCGGCAGGAGTTGTGGAACGCCCTCACCTGCCCCTGCCGGTCGCGCACGATCACCACAGGATAGTCGCCGACCTGCAGAGTCACGTAATTGCCCGGCTTCGGGATCTCGCAGTCATGCGCCGCAAACAGCCAGTCGCGGTACCAGATGAGTTCCAGATCGGCCTGGAAATAGTCCGGGTCGGTGTAGAACGCCTGCTCCAAACTGTAGCCGTCGCGCCGGTTGCGCAGGCGGCGCAGCATGTCGTTGCGGATATCCATGTCCTGTCCTCGCGGTCCAAGGACTGAACTGGTGGTGATTTCAGGGAAGAGCATCCGCGCACGGCATTTGCCGGGCACGGAGATCCGCCGCTTGACCGCCCACCGCGATCAGTCGAGTTCATCATGTCCAGGGCTGGTTTCCGGGCTCCGGAGCCGTCCTGTCGGACTGTCTCGACACCTTCCCGGGTTCGGCACCCAGTGGTCTCCCGTCGAGACGTTCAGCTCCGCTACCGTTGCGGGGGCAGCGCCGGCCTTTCACCGGCTTCCCAATTCTCCGGCGCGTTCGTCGCGCGCCGGCACCTCGGACAGGATGATCTAAGCACCACTCCTCGATTCCGGGCGGCAGGAAAGCGACATCCACAGGGCAAAAGGCGACAGGCGATAGGGCGCAAAGGCCACGCTATTTCGCCGAGATCAGGGCGCGGTCATATTTGAACTGCTGGCCGCCATCGCCGAACCAGCTCGCGTCGAAGGCCGCCTGCTTGCGCTGGTGCCAGGCCTCGGACGACGTCGACTGCCGCTTTGCCTGCTCCACCATCCCGGCGCATTCCCGGCGCGCATCGCCCTTCAGGCGCAGGATGTCGCGCTCGACGCGCCGGGCATAGTCCAGCGCGATGTCGCGGTGGCGCTTCTCATGCCGCCACAGATGCGCTTCGAAAGCGGTCCACGCCTTGCGCACGGAAGCGCTCCCCTTCCCCGTCCATTTCGGGATCCGGTAGGTGAACGAGACGTGCACGTCGAGGCCGGTCACGACGCACCGGGCTCCCCTGACGCCTGCCTTGATGTCGCGCACGTCAAAGGTCATGCTGGTTGTCGCCACCTTGTGGTCGCGCTGGCCGGTAAGCCTGGGGCCTTTCCTGGCAATCTGAGCGTAAATCTCCTGTCCGGTGCGGCCGCTCACCGGGTAGTGGATGGTCTTCTCGCTATAGGTGACTTTGGCGGCCGAGTCGGACAGGCTCGGCGTCGCCAGAAGGACACCAAGGGCAAATGCTCTCAGGCTGGACTTCACGCGTCGCCGTCTCCCCGCCGACCGGGAGATCCGGGGCGCCGAACCAAGTTATTGCGCGTGTGGACAAATGCAACCGTCGAGAGATATCGCCCGCCTCATCGAGATCATGGCCGCGCTGCGCACGCCGGGCACGGGCTGCGCGTGGGACCTGGAGCAGACCTTTGCAACCATTGCGCCGTATACGGTCGAGGAGGCCTACGAAGTCTCCGACGCGATCGCGCGCAACGACCTCACCGACCTTCGCGATGAGCTCGGCGATCTGCTTCTCCAGGTGGTCTTCCATTCCCGCATCGCACAGGAGGCCGGCGAATTCGAGTTTGGCGACGTCGTCACCGCGATCACGACCAAAATGATCCGCCGCCACCCGCACGTCTTCGGCGATGCTGACGCGCGTGCCGCCGGTTCCGCCAAGGGCCAGTGGGACCGCATCAAGGCCGAGGAGAAAGCGGAGAAGCGTGCGGCGCGCATCGCCCGCGGCGAAAATCCGGAGGACCATGGGACCGGTTTCCTCGACGGGATCCCGGTCGTCCTGCCCTCGCTGACCCGCGCATTGAAGCTGCAGCAGAAGGCGGCGACGGTCGGATTCGACTGGGGCGAGGCGGCGCCCATCCTCGACAAGATCGAGGAGGAAATCGGCGAACTGCGTGCCGCGATGGCCGCCGGACGACAGAGCGAGATCGCCGACGAGTTCGGCGACATCCTCTTCGCGGTCGTCAATCTCGGCCGCCACCTCGGCGTGGATGCCGAGGCCGCGCTCGCCGGAACCAACGAGAAATTCCGCTCGCGCTTCCACTTTGTGGAGAAAGCACTTTCCGACGCAGAATCAAGCCTTAAGGACGCATCTCTTGAAGAGATGGAAGAGCTTTGGCAAAAGGCGAAGAAGACTGCATAACAGGCTGAACTGACGCCTATTTCTGCCCTACCCTGGCATTGAATTCCGCCAGCGCCGCAGGCGTTGCGCGAAGTTCGAGCGTTACCGAGCCGTCATCATTGT
The Mesorhizobium australicum genome window above contains:
- the metG gene encoding methionine--tRNA ligase — translated: MPNEKFYLTTPIFYPNGKPHIGHAYTVIATDALARFQRLDGKDVFFLSGTDEHGLKMQQTAEKEGVTPQELADRNSAIFRTMEETLGASNDDFIRTTEERHKRACQAIWQRMADNGDIYLDRYSGWYSVRQEAYFDESETTVGEDGVRREPLGSPVEWNEEETYFFRLSAYQDKLLELYESQPDFVGPSERRNEVMSFVKSGLKDLSVSRSTFKWGVPVPGDDKHVMYVWVDALTNYITAAGFPDENNPRWGFWPADVHIIGKDIVRFHAVYWPAFLMSAGVPLPKRVYAHGFLFNRGEKMSKSVGNVVDPFSLVEHYGLDQVRYFFLREVPFGQDGSYSHEAIVNRTNADLANGIGNLAQRSLSMIAKNCGGKVPARDLTDDDRAVLAEADKALVQARRAMGEQAIHQALAGVIAVVSEADRYFDRQAPWALRKTDPARMETVLWTTAEAVRRIAIMLQPFVPGSAAKLLDLLAVAEDKRGFANAGDVDALVPGTPLPAPAGVFPRYVEAAGN
- a CDS encoding TatD family hydrolase — translated: MLVDSHCHLDFPDFASERADVIARAKANGVGAMVTISTRVRRFDEIRAIAEAYPEVWCSVGTHPHNAAEEDGISADELVALSAHPRCVAIGEAGLDYFYDHAPREAQARGFRTHIEAARRTGLPLVIHARDADADVAAILEDETGKGAFPFLLHCFSSGADLARVGLRLGGYISFSGILTFRRSDELRAIAREVPRDRLLVETDAPYLAPMPYRGKRNEPAYVRHTAEVLAETIGVSVDEIEDITTDNFYRLFSKAVRPAAA
- a CDS encoding MBL fold metallo-hydrolase; the encoded protein is MADRLRLTILGCGSSPGVPRITGDWGQCDPDNPKNRRRRASALVERISSSGVTRVVIDTGPDFRDQMLTAGVTRLDAAIYTHPHADHIHGIDDLRGFVIEQRRLMQVHADAPTSARLMEAFGYCFVTPEGSSYPPILKHVPIEHGVPFEIAGEGGPIVFEPLPQIHGDIISLGFRIGNLAYCADVSGFTGTTPDRLRNLDCLVIDALQYRPHPSHLSLEQALQWIDRLDPKRAVLTHMHTPLDYETVRRTTPDHVEPAFDGMTIELDYGA
- a CDS encoding GFA family protein, which gives rise to MDRFTGGCLCGDVRIVASGRPYRVGLCHCLDCRKHHGSLFHASAIFPQDAVTIEGETRDYAGRHFCPRCGSSVFARTGDEIEVSVGSLDAPDQLKPTYELWTIRRESWLPPFPLARRYERNRDGTGRFEE
- a CDS encoding cation transporter; this translates as MADHCCNDKAGGCDAPPALVLPLKPGAGRCEAEDACCSGGVPVFDGMSQRYRRVLWAVIGINGVMFLTEMVAGQLAGSQALQADALDFLGDTVTYGLSLAVIGTSMRSRAMAALFKGLSLSLMAFWVFGSTVYQTLILGLPSAELMGAIGLLALVANLASVGLLMPYRNGDANVRSVWLCSRNDAIGNAIVMAAALGVWGTASAWPDLIVAAVMAGLFLTSSVQILRQAWKEYRAGADIAPAPAE
- a CDS encoding MerR family transcriptional regulator; this translates as MDFSIGELARRSRVKVPTIRYYEQIGLLPAPPRTQGQQRRYDSGHTSRLNFIRHARELGFEIDAIRELLAMSAEPSQSCVVIDDIARRHIGEIDRRIAHLTTLRVELQRTVDECGRGQVCDCRVIEALAENR
- a CDS encoding sulfite exporter TauE/SafE family protein; protein product: MDWTTAVVLTGAAAAGFAQGVSGFAFSLVSLSIWVWAISPQIAAPMAVFGSLAGQLVTLPWVWRGFDLALLMPLVIGGLMGVPLGIFLLHWLDPNLFKLALGIFLLIYCPLALLLPHDFKLRAGGRLADGAAGFIGGVMGGLSGASGPIPTLWTTLRGFAKETQRGVLQAFNIAMHVATLSGYALSGTINQETLRMFALIAPALAVPAILGVQVFRRMPTPAFRRLVLLLLFLSGIVLFSGSVGAFLG
- a CDS encoding hybrid-cluster NAD(P)-dependent oxidoreductase, which produces MNAFAAPPLYRHLDEMAPWNDRLQTLECIGVSDEAPEVKTFTFRSDNQTWFRYQPGQFITLELPVGDEPLMRTYTLSSSPSRPFSIAVTVKAQPGSLGTRWMFDTVRPGTLLRAYGPAGDFTLHRHPAAKYLFISAGSGVTPMMSMLRWLNDCAPWTDVAFVTCARRPEEIIFRKELELLGSRMPGLSLGFLIEERSSRESWFGHMGRIDAVRLPLLSPDFREREVFCCGPEPFMQAVRAMLDNAGFDMARYHQESFAAPAKEDVPPVSSPADDPVAEATPITFSLSGVDASCLSGQTVLQTARSAGVRIAAACEFGLCGTCKVKCDGPVDMQHNGGILDDEIADGYILACCSRPLGAVQIEA
- a CDS encoding aromatic ring-hydroxylating oxygenase subunit alpha, with the protein product MDIRNDMLRRLRNRRDGYSLEQAFYTDPDYFQADLELIWYRDWLFAAHDCEIPKPGNYVTLQVGDYPVVIVRDRQGQVRAFHNSCRHRGSRVCAGAKGASARLVCPYHQWTYDLDGRLLFARQMGPEFDPAQFSLKPVACETVGGYIFICLADEPADFEPFRTMVEPFFRPHRLTEAKVAFESTIVEKGNWKLVWENNRECYHCAGNHPELCKTFPEAPTVTGVQGADGDPEIVAHWQRCEAAGLPSRFTIADDGQYRTTRVPLLRDAVSYTMTGRRAVRKNLSDDVSTDRIGSLLLYHYPTTWNHILGDHAVTFRVLPISATETAVTTKWLVHKDAVEGIDYDLAELTHVWTETNDQDRRIVEENAFGIKSPAYEPGPYSLDHEGGVIQFVEWYCAFIEPRLSGSGKPALRSVA
- a CDS encoding DUF922 domain-containing protein, whose product is MKSSLRAFALGVLLATPSLSDSAAKVTYSEKTIHYPVSGRTGQEIYAQIARKGPRLTGQRDHKVATTSMTFDVRDIKAGVRGARCVVTGLDVHVSFTYRIPKWTGKGSASVRKAWTAFEAHLWRHEKRHRDIALDYARRVERDILRLKGDARRECAGMVEQAKRQSTSSEAWHQRKQAAFDASWFGDGGQQFKYDRALISAK
- the mazG gene encoding nucleoside triphosphate pyrophosphohydrolase, translating into MQPSRDIARLIEIMAALRTPGTGCAWDLEQTFATIAPYTVEEAYEVSDAIARNDLTDLRDELGDLLLQVVFHSRIAQEAGEFEFGDVVTAITTKMIRRHPHVFGDADARAAGSAKGQWDRIKAEEKAEKRAARIARGENPEDHGTGFLDGIPVVLPSLTRALKLQQKAATVGFDWGEAAPILDKIEEEIGELRAAMAAGRQSEIADEFGDILFAVVNLGRHLGVDAEAALAGTNEKFRSRFHFVEKALSDAESSLKDASLEEMEELWQKAKKTA